The genomic window GGCGTCGTTATACGCGGTTCGTCCGGTGGATAATGTGGATAAGGTTATGCACAGGCTGTGAATACAGATGTTGTCGGAAAGATGGGACGGGAGTCCCGGAATATTCCGCGAACGCTTTTATATTTCGAGCGGGTTCGAGCCGCTTCAACATGTTCCGGATCGGCCGCGGGTTCCGTCTTCGTCCGGAATCCGAAAATAAAAATCGGCACGGACGGGAAACCCGTTCGTGCCGAGAATGGCTGTAACCGGTACGTTGCGAATCGCAACGCCTGACAAAGCCGATGCGCCGGAGCTGCCGTCAGCACTCCGTATCCGGCTTGCCGGCATCGGTGGCGGTGCGGAAGGACGAGCCGCATCCGCAAGTGGCGACGGCGTTCGGATTATTCATGGTGAACCCTCCGCCCATCGCGGCTTCCTGGTAATCGATCTCCAGACCGTACAAAAACTTGGCGCTCTCCGGATCGACGACGACCTTCATGCCGTGAAGCTCCAGCACATGATCGTCCTCTCTCTGCTCATTGTCGAAGCCCATGCCGTATGTGAAGCCGGTGCAGCCGCCCGGCTTGACGCCAAGACGCAGGAACAGGTTCGGCGTCTCTTCGGCGGCAAGCAGTTCCTTGATCTTGTTTGCGGCCGGTTCGGTGATTTTGACGAGATCCATCGGCAATCCCTCCTTCGTACCCTCAGTATACTCCGATTTAAGCGCACGCTCAAGGGCACGCCGTCCCGGCGCGGCTCGCGGCCGTCCGATCAAGGCGCTTCAAGCGCGCCGGAGCGCGTTCGCCGTCATCCGGTCGTTTTCAGCTTATTACGTCGAGCCCCCTTCTACGCTTGGAAACGTCTGCGGAGCGGACGTCCGCCGGGATTCGGCATTCGGTGGACTTGGCCGTCATGAGCCTGGCGGGCCGTGCGGGCCGGCGAACAGCAGCCGGCGAAGCCGTTCCTTGCTGGACTCGTCCCTCGGAATGGCCGCAAGCAGCGCCTCCGCCCGATCCATGTAATACGACTGGACAATCCGGCAATATTGGACGCAGCCGGAGTCCAGAATATATTGAAGGCAATCGAGCTTTCGGCTCAGAAACTGCTCTTGCGTAAGCTCCCCGTCGTAATATTGGCGAAGCGGCGGAAATTCCGCGGCGCTGTCTTCGAGCAGGAACAGGATCG from Paenibacillus thermoaerophilus includes these protein-coding regions:
- the erpA gene encoding iron-sulfur cluster insertion protein ErpA; the encoded protein is MDLVKITEPAANKIKELLAAEETPNLFLRLGVKPGGCTGFTYGMGFDNEQREDDHVLELHGMKVVVDPESAKFLYGLEIDYQEAAMGGGFTMNNPNAVATCGCGSSFRTATDAGKPDTEC